A part of Solibacillus sp. FSL H8-0538 genomic DNA contains:
- a CDS encoding AzlC family ABC transporter permease — MKKLGFFTGLKAGMPIAIGYFPVALTFGLLAKTTGLSILEAAAMSLFVYAGASQYISLTLITKGVDPLVIVLNTFVVNIRHFLMSAALNEKMDSDAKWRKGLFAFWVTDETFSVLATRKEERLSTAFGLGVNLIAYSSWVVFTIVGHLIGANLPQFLQAAMSIALYAMFIGLLVPSMRGNRKVVLLATFAGLLNCLFYWTGLLSTGWAIIISAFSASVVVELVYANVARRKHVREVTE; from the coding sequence ATGAAAAAACTCGGATTTTTTACTGGTTTGAAAGCCGGTATGCCCATTGCAATCGGCTACTTTCCTGTTGCACTAACTTTTGGCTTACTGGCAAAAACAACGGGACTATCGATTTTAGAAGCTGCGGCGATGAGTTTATTTGTTTATGCCGGGGCCTCTCAATATATCTCGTTAACACTTATTACTAAAGGCGTTGATCCACTCGTCATTGTGTTAAATACATTCGTCGTCAATATTCGCCATTTTTTAATGTCGGCAGCATTAAATGAAAAAATGGACTCGGATGCGAAATGGCGTAAAGGATTATTTGCCTTTTGGGTAACCGATGAAACGTTTTCCGTACTCGCTACTCGCAAGGAGGAACGGTTATCGACAGCGTTTGGCTTAGGCGTCAATCTAATTGCTTATAGCAGTTGGGTTGTTTTCACGATAGTCGGCCATTTAATCGGTGCCAACTTGCCGCAATTTCTTCAAGCAGCAATGTCCATTGCGCTTTATGCAATGTTTATCGGACTACTCGTACCATCGATGAGGGGCAATCGGAAAGTCGTATTACTGGCAACATTTGCGGGCTTACTAAACTGCCTATTTTACTGGACAGGCTTGCTATCAACCGGGTGGGCGATTATTATTTCAGCGTTCAGTGCTTCGGTTGTAGTGGAACTAGTATACGCAAACGTAGCGCGAAGAAAACATGTTCGTGAAGTAACTGAATGA
- a CDS encoding helix-turn-helix domain-containing protein, which translates to MEQMSRNLGFQLKKIRQQRSLSLDDVAKATAVSKAQLAQIEKGESNPTVSTIWKIAAGLRISFSSLLQPPHEQFQKYDGNRADFVAEDNGKYRVYSIIPYDPERGWELYKVEMDAGAVHKSEAHTEGVEETITVIEGQAIIEAGEMKELLIQGETLVFSGHQTHQYENPTNTRTVLHLILQYR; encoded by the coding sequence ATGGAGCAAATGAGTCGGAATTTAGGCTTCCAACTAAAAAAAATACGACAACAACGCAGTTTGAGTTTAGATGATGTAGCAAAAGCAACAGCAGTAAGTAAGGCACAGCTAGCACAAATTGAAAAAGGTGAATCGAATCCAACTGTATCCACGATTTGGAAAATTGCTGCGGGCTTACGCATTTCTTTTTCCTCGCTATTACAGCCACCTCATGAGCAGTTCCAAAAATATGATGGCAATCGTGCGGATTTTGTGGCGGAGGATAACGGCAAGTATCGTGTTTATTCGATTATTCCTTATGATCCTGAGCGGGGCTGGGAGTTGTATAAAGTCGAAATGGATGCCGGTGCAGTACATAAGAGTGAGGCACATACAGAGGGCGTTGAGGAAACGATTACTGTCATTGAAGGACAAGCAATCATAGAAGCGGGCGAGATGAAGGAACTATTAATACAGGGGGAAACGTTAGTATTTTCTGGACATCAAACCCATCAATATGAAAATCCAACGAATACACGGACTGTATTACACTTAATCTTGCAATACAGGTAG
- a CDS encoding TVP38/TMEM64 family protein — MLDWLTFDNIENITEQYKLLGPIMGVLLTFFEAFMPFLPLVVIVVANASAYGLFWGFILSWLGTVLGSYAVFLLLRRFGHHKRANFLTQRVQVQKLIKWVDMRGIAPLFALLCFPFTPIVIVNIVAGLSNIKKQYYFLTLFIAKPVMIFSMSYLGSDLRSILSSPVKLIFAVVVLIIVWFAGKAFENHLNKRVERDLRKIEQRKRDSL; from the coding sequence ATGTTAGATTGGTTAACCTTCGATAATATCGAAAATATAACGGAGCAGTATAAATTACTCGGTCCGATAATGGGCGTTTTACTAACGTTTTTTGAAGCGTTTATGCCGTTCTTACCATTAGTAGTCATTGTCGTAGCGAATGCGAGTGCATACGGCTTGTTTTGGGGCTTTATTTTATCGTGGTTAGGGACAGTGTTAGGCTCCTATGCTGTGTTTTTACTTTTGCGCCGATTCGGGCATCATAAACGTGCTAACTTCTTAACCCAGCGTGTACAAGTACAAAAGCTTATAAAATGGGTAGACATGCGCGGAATCGCACCATTATTTGCTTTACTGTGCTTCCCGTTTACACCGATTGTAATCGTTAATATTGTGGCCGGTTTATCAAATATAAAAAAGCAATATTACTTTTTGACATTATTCATTGCCAAGCCTGTTATGATTTTTAGTATGAGTTATCTCGGTAGTGATTTACGTTCGATTTTGAGCAGTCCTGTAAAACTCATTTTTGCCGTAGTAGTGCTAATTATCGTTTGGTTTGCAGGAAAGGCTTTTGAGAATCATTTAAATAAAAGAGTAGAACGTGATTTACGTAAAATTGAACAGAGAAAACGAGACAGCCTGTAA
- the addB gene encoding helicase-exonuclease AddAB subunit AddB encodes MSLRIISGRAGTGKTTKIHREIIDDLQDHPLGPPIFIIVPDQMSFTTEYELTNKYDVQGIMRAQVMTFKRLAWYVLQETGGIARDKLDSVGYRMLIRRVLEEHKEEFQLFRQAAGKRGFTKEIERLLKEFNQYNVTGETIGPIIDELQATKASNTLLAKMKDLQIIVEELEARVGNSYVDGEGFYPVLIEQLPNAESLHGAQVYLDGFTSFTMREFEIVKQLLSLTKRVTIILPFEGEQDAFDAGAIFHRGAQTYEKLLTFTREFGIEVEEREHLEQNFRFEKDDIHHVERYFNAPIIERKQADGHVQIIEGANRRAEVQGIAREIRRLVEEEGLRYNNIGVMYRQADVYDPIIFTTFEQYGIPLFSNEKRPMLHHPLIEFSRSVLEAVLTNWQYETVFRSIKTDLFFPLKANKVAMREKMDQLENFVIAKGIIGNRWHDDNVWFYKKMRSFENVTKIQTTAELAMQTYLTSARDLVRNPLLALDKKLKKAKNGKDIAVALYEFMEGLSIYDKLVQLKDLELEKGELDYASEHEQAWNGWVNVLEQFVLMFGEQDISVEDAAQILDEGFESLQFSNIPPSIDEVTVSTVEFARFDNMKVVFIIGVNDGIYPMRMDNEGIISDAERESFEAIQYELSPSSKNRLLQESFLIYRAFSSPKYRLYVTYPSADEESKGLLPSLYINRLHKLFEVNGKRTLPHTRIFIDPIEEMDAAKVLSYLRHPAPALGFLMMQLKRAETAQDVADEWLALKAYYEQDAEWQRVLEVVMKPLLQKNEAEPLREEITQQLYGEELRASVSRIEKFYSCAFSHFSAYGLRLNERSEYRLETFAMGDLFHEALRQILSETEPQAFKTYSQCLAKARQTVESLVSIFSYRILESNARYTYIKEKLIRIVGRTLFALNAHDTKSKFKPLVHEKPFGMTDAKNIDEAQQKSLKALEIKLKNERKMLLSGQIDRIDGYKEGSNYFMRVVDYKSSGRQLDLNEVYYGISLQLLTYLDVALRNAKDLIPNMAEIENLIAKSAGVLYVHVHDPLLTLEDYGNEVLREQTRLENYRMTGLLTNETNVLQAMDDELNPQVKSAIIPVELKKDGSPNAHSKVVDEQEMDVLQRFVHRKLEDAGNEIYAGTTAINPFSLRTKNACTFCSFKSVCQFDLTESDQQYNQLKPAKSADILGTIKKELNVDDTD; translated from the coding sequence ATGTCATTACGTATTATTTCAGGTCGAGCAGGGACTGGGAAAACAACAAAAATTCATCGAGAAATCATTGACGATTTACAAGATCATCCGCTCGGGCCGCCAATCTTTATTATTGTCCCAGATCAGATGTCTTTTACGACGGAATATGAATTAACGAATAAATATGATGTGCAAGGAATTATGCGTGCGCAAGTAATGACGTTTAAACGTTTAGCGTGGTATGTACTTCAGGAAACAGGCGGTATTGCCCGCGATAAACTAGATAGTGTCGGTTATCGTATGCTTATTCGCCGTGTATTAGAGGAACATAAAGAGGAGTTCCAACTATTTCGCCAGGCGGCAGGGAAGCGTGGTTTTACAAAGGAAATTGAACGGTTACTGAAGGAGTTCAATCAATACAATGTAACTGGTGAAACTATCGGTCCAATTATTGACGAATTGCAAGCTACGAAAGCGTCCAATACATTACTAGCAAAAATGAAGGATTTGCAAATTATTGTAGAAGAATTAGAAGCACGTGTGGGAAATAGCTATGTAGATGGAGAAGGTTTTTATCCTGTGCTTATTGAGCAGCTACCAAACGCGGAAAGCTTGCATGGCGCTCAAGTTTATTTAGACGGTTTTACATCCTTTACAATGCGAGAATTTGAAATTGTGAAGCAACTGTTATCGTTAACGAAACGCGTGACGATTATTTTACCATTTGAAGGAGAACAGGATGCGTTTGATGCGGGCGCAATTTTCCACCGCGGTGCCCAGACGTATGAGAAGCTACTGACCTTTACAAGAGAGTTTGGTATTGAAGTAGAGGAACGCGAGCATTTGGAGCAAAATTTCCGTTTTGAAAAAGACGATATACATCATGTCGAGCGTTACTTTAATGCCCCGATAATTGAACGAAAGCAGGCAGATGGACATGTCCAAATTATAGAAGGAGCGAATCGTCGTGCGGAAGTGCAAGGTATTGCCCGGGAAATACGTCGACTAGTGGAAGAAGAAGGACTTCGATACAACAACATTGGTGTCATGTATCGACAAGCAGACGTCTATGATCCGATTATTTTTACAACATTCGAGCAGTATGGTATCCCCCTATTCTCGAATGAAAAACGACCGATGCTACATCATCCGCTTATTGAATTTAGCCGTTCAGTTCTTGAGGCTGTATTAACAAATTGGCAATATGAAACGGTTTTCCGTAGCATTAAAACCGATTTATTTTTCCCACTAAAAGCAAATAAAGTAGCCATGCGAGAAAAAATGGATCAGCTCGAAAACTTCGTCATTGCGAAAGGTATTATCGGCAATCGCTGGCATGATGACAATGTATGGTTTTATAAAAAAATGCGTTCATTTGAAAATGTCACAAAAATTCAAACAACGGCAGAACTTGCGATGCAAACGTATTTGACTAGTGCGCGTGATTTAGTTCGTAATCCGCTTCTGGCACTAGATAAGAAGTTGAAGAAAGCAAAAAATGGAAAGGACATTGCCGTTGCGCTCTATGAGTTTATGGAGGGTCTTTCTATTTATGATAAGCTCGTTCAGCTAAAGGACTTAGAGCTTGAAAAAGGCGAGCTAGATTATGCGAGTGAGCATGAGCAGGCGTGGAATGGCTGGGTGAATGTGCTTGAGCAGTTCGTTCTCATGTTTGGGGAGCAAGACATTTCAGTAGAGGATGCCGCACAAATTTTAGATGAAGGTTTTGAAAGCTTACAGTTCTCAAATATTCCACCATCTATTGATGAAGTAACGGTATCAACGGTTGAATTTGCTCGCTTTGATAATATGAAGGTTGTATTCATTATTGGCGTCAATGATGGTATCTATCCGATGCGTATGGATAATGAAGGGATTATTTCGGATGCAGAACGTGAAAGTTTTGAGGCTATCCAATACGAGCTGTCTCCAAGTTCTAAAAACCGCCTATTACAAGAATCATTTTTAATTTATCGTGCATTTTCATCTCCAAAATACCGCTTATACGTGACGTATCCGAGTGCAGATGAGGAAAGTAAAGGATTACTACCATCCCTTTATATTAACCGTTTGCATAAATTATTTGAGGTGAATGGCAAGCGAACATTGCCACACACACGTATTTTCATTGATCCAATTGAGGAAATGGATGCTGCGAAGGTTTTATCTTATTTACGTCATCCTGCACCCGCGCTAGGATTTTTAATGATGCAATTAAAGCGTGCCGAGACTGCGCAAGATGTAGCAGATGAGTGGCTCGCGCTGAAGGCCTATTATGAGCAGGATGCAGAGTGGCAGCGCGTGCTGGAAGTTGTGATGAAGCCGCTTCTGCAAAAAAATGAGGCAGAGCCGCTACGTGAAGAGATTACGCAACAATTATACGGCGAGGAATTACGCGCAAGTGTGTCGCGTATTGAGAAATTTTATAGTTGTGCATTCTCGCATTTCTCAGCGTACGGCTTACGCTTAAATGAACGTTCGGAATACCGTCTTGAAACGTTTGCGATGGGGGACCTGTTCCACGAGGCACTGCGTCAAATTTTATCAGAAACAGAGCCACAAGCATTTAAAACGTATTCCCAATGTTTAGCAAAGGCGCGTCAAACAGTGGAAAGTTTAGTGAGTATTTTCTCCTACCGCATTTTGGAAAGCAATGCGCGTTATACGTATATTAAAGAAAAGCTAATTCGCATTGTTGGACGTACTTTATTTGCCTTAAATGCACATGACACGAAATCAAAATTCAAGCCACTTGTGCATGAGAAACCATTTGGGATGACCGATGCGAAAAACATTGATGAAGCACAGCAAAAGTCTTTAAAAGCGCTTGAGATTAAATTAAAAAATGAACGGAAAATGCTGTTAAGTGGCCAAATAGACCGGATTGATGGCTATAAAGAGGGTAGTAATTACTTTATGCGTGTCGTTGATTATAAATCATCTGGCCGCCAGTTGGATTTAAATGAAGTATATTACGGGATTTCTTTGCAGTTACTAACGTATTTAGACGTGGCACTGCGTAATGCGAAGGACTTGATTCCGAATATGGCCGAAATTGAAAACTTAATCGCAAAATCTGCAGGTGTACTGTATGTGCATGTGCATGATCCGCTGTTAACGCTTGAAGATTACGGCAATGAAGTGCTGCGTGAGCAAACACGTTTAGAAAATTACCGGATGACAGGGTTACTGACGAATGAAACGAATGTCCTACAGGCAATGGATGATGAGCTGAATCCACAAGTGAAGTCAGCAATAATTCCAGTAGAATTGAAAAAAGATGGCAGCCCAAATGCCCATTCTAAAGTAGTAGATGAACAGGAAATGGACGTACTGCAACGCTTCGTTCACCGTAAATTAGAGGACGCCGGCAATGAAATTTACGCAGGAACAACGGCAATTAATCCGTTCAGCTTGCGCACGAAAAACGCCTGTACGTTTTGTAGCTTCAAATCCGTTTGTCAGTTTGATTTGACGGAAAGTGACCAGCAATATAATCAATTAAAACCAGCGAAGTCAGCGGACATACTAGGCACGATTAAAAAGGAGTTGAACGTTGATGATACCGACTAA